One window from the genome of Nicotiana sylvestris chromosome 9, ASM39365v2, whole genome shotgun sequence encodes:
- the LOC104226693 gene encoding uncharacterized protein, producing MVSSETNPNSSAKIKLIDGRNLAYKERGVPKHKSNYRIIMVHGFDSSKERDFLAPKELMNKMGIYIVQFDRAGYGESDPNPKRSLRSEASDIEELADHLELGSKFYIIGFSMGSYPTWSCIKHISHRLGGVAFVVPIVNYQWPSLPECLTKDDERKRWYKRMTLVARFAPRLLHWWLIRKSSLSSSADNSKPTYFTAKDLELLKNAPGFQFLTSEKLKSRSVFNNLCSDFLVAFSKWDFDPLTLSNPFPENDQNFVHIWHGCEDKFINLKLQRHVSERLPWIQYHEVPDGGHLLIYDTIVCEAILKSLLLREDTPLYTPNFS from the exons ATGGTTTCATCAGAAACTAATCCTAATAGTTCAGCAAAAATCAAATTAATTGATGGAAGAAACTTGGCTTATAAAGAAAGAGGTGTTCCTAAACACAAATCAAATTACAGAATTATTATGGTTCATGGCTTTGACAGCTCCAAAGAAAGAGATTTTCTTGCACCTAAG GAACTTATGAACAAAATGGGAATATATATAGTTCAATTTGATAGAGCTGGATATGGAGAAAGTGATCCAAATCCTAAAAGATCACTAAGGAGTGAAGCATCTGATATTGAGGAATTAGCTGATCATTTGGAATTAGGATCCAAATTCTACATTATTGGTTTCTCAATGGGTTCTTACCCAACCTGGAGTTGCATCAAACACATCTCTCATAG GTTAGGAGGGGTGGCATTTGTGGTTCCCATTGTGAATTACCAATGGCCATCTCTCCCGGAATGTCTAACAAAGGACGATGAACGGAAGAGGTGGTACAAAAGGATGACGTTGGTTGCAAGATTTGCTCCTCGATTATTGCATTGGTGGTTGATTCGAAAATCATCGCTCTCATCCTCAGCTGATAATTCAAAACCTACATACTTCACTGCCAAGGACTTAGAGCTATTAAAGAACGCACCTGGATTTCAATTTCTTACCTCG GAAAAGCTAAAGAGCAGAAGTGTTTTCAACAACCTTTGTAGCGACTTCCTCGTGGCATTTAGTAAATGGGATTTTGATCCTTTGACGCTTAGCAATCCTTTTCCTGAAAATGATCAAAattttgttcatatatggcatggcTGTGAAGACAAATTTATTAATTTGAAACTACAGAGACATGTCTCGGAAAGGTTACCTTGGATTCAATATCATGAAGTTCCTGATGGCGGACATTTGTTGATTTATGATACTATAGTCTGTGAAGCTATCTTAAAGTCTCTTCTGCTTCGAGAGGACACACCACTCTATACACCTAATTTTTCTTAG
- the LOC104226692 gene encoding uncharacterized protein, with amino-acid sequence MLILQIAVATLVVILGWAYLALIKPPPPKICGSLNGPPVTSPRIQLRDGRYLAYKERGIAKENAKYKIIIVHGFDSSKDENLPISQDLIEELQIYLVSYDRAGYGESVPHSKRSVRSEALDIEELANKLQLGPKFYVVSLSMGAYAVWGCLNYIPHRLAGVALVGPAVNYWWSCYPSKLSKEALKMIIPQDKRTFQIAHYVPWLINWWINQKWFHTLSYMEGNMSIFCDADLEIVKQLKEAPNPSQEKVRQQGEFESLYRDLIVGYGKWEFDPTEISNPFQENEGKVHIWQGYDDRIIPRKLNQYLAEKLHWIQYHEVPNAGHFLIYNATICETILRKLVNG; translated from the exons A tGTTAATTTTACAAATAGCAGTAGCAACATTAGTTGTAATTCTTGGATGGGCATATTTGGCATTAATTAAACCTCCCCCTCCAAAAATTTGTGGCTCATTAAATGGTCCTCCTGTGACTTCACCAAGGATTCAACTAAGAGATGGGAGATATTTGGCCTACAAAGAGAGAGGTATTGCCAAAGAGAATGCTAAGTACAAAATCATTATTGTTCATGGCTTTGATAGCTCCAAAGATGAGAACTTACCTATCTCCCAA GACCTGATTGAGGAGCTCCAAATATATCTTGTGTCATATGATCGTGCTGGTTATGGAGAGAGTGTTCCACATTCAAAACGTTCAGTGAGGAGTGAAGCATTGGATATTGAGGAGCTAGCCAATAAGTTACAATTAGGACCAAAGTTCTATGTGGTTAGTTTGTCAATGGGAGCCTACGCTGTTTGGGGTTGCCTAAATTACATTCCACACAG GTTGGCTGGAGTTGCTCTTGTTGGTCCGGCTGTGAACTATTGGTGGAGTTGTTATCCTTCTAAACTATCAAAAGAAGCTTTGAAAATGATAATTCCACAAGACAAGAGGACATTTCAAATTGCACATTATGTCCCATGGCTAATTAATTGGTGGATTAATCAAAAATGGTTCCATACTTTAAGTTATATGGAAGGAAATATGTCGATTTTCTGCGATGCAGATTTGGAAATCGTGAAACAGTTAAAAGAAGCCCCGAATCCTAGTCAG GAAAAGGTACGACAACAGGGCGAGTTTGAATCGTTGTATCGAGACCTAATAGTAGGTTATGGAAAATGGGAATTTGATCCAACAGAAATTTCTAATCCATTTCAAGAAAATGAGGGTAAAGTCCATATATGGCAAGGCTATGATGACAGAATTATTCCAAGAAAACTCAATCAATATTTAGCAGAAAAGCTTCATTGGATTCAATATCATGAGGTTCCTAATGCTGGACATTTCTTAATTTACAATGCCACTATATGTGAAACCATCCTGAGGAAACTTGTGAATGGATGA
- the LOC104226690 gene encoding zeatin O-xylosyltransferase-like: MASNIASLANHSQNSTKHQDVVMVMVPFPAQGHLNQLLHLSRLVSSYHLPVHYVSFSTSIQQAKLRVHGWDPVTDTTHNIHFKEFPLPSTHVQSPNCSNMSKFIASTLDLSLTLRKPISSYLNELSSKTRRLVIIYDSLMAWVVQDIVSIPNVEAYCFRAVSAFTTSSILWEGIEKFFHLPKFLGKFIATKFLKIPQQLPLLESSFTQELLDFIFMQDRHNNICSGNLFDTCKVIEGPFLESLEKLHRLLRRGNQWAIGPFNPIKIQKDSKNCHKCLRWLDKQEPNSVILVSFGTTSSLSSEQIKELAIGLEKSNQKFIWVVRDVLLGEDEEVNIPNGYEERIEGRGIIVKDWAPQFEILGHSSTGGFLSHCGWNSCMESITMGVPIATWPMSFDQPRNAVLVTNVLKIGIVVKDWEHCEDLVSSTTIENVVRKLMVSSEGNEMRKRAMEFGKKVRESMMDGGISKMEMDSFISHVTRY, from the coding sequence ATGGCTAGCAATATTGCTTCTCTTGCAAACCATAGCCAAAATAGCACCAAACATCAAGATGTTGTAATGGTCATGGTACCTTTTCCAGCTCAAGGACATCTCAATCAACTCCTCCATCTCTCTCGTCTCGTATCATCGTACCATTTACCAGTCCATTATGTCAGTTTTAGCACTTCTATTCAACAGGCCAAGCTCCGAGTCCATGGTTGGGATCCTGTCACCGATACCACTCATAACATCCATTTCAAAGAATTTCCATTACCTTCAACTCATGTTCAATCTCCTAATTGTTCTAATATGTCAAAATTCATAGCATCAACACTTGATTTATCCTTAACCTTAAGAAAGCCAATAAGTTCATATCTAAATGAACTCTCTAGCAAAACTAGGAGATTGGTAATTATTTATGATAGCTTAATGGCTTGGGTGGTTCAAGATATAGTTTCTATACCAAATGTTGAGGCCTATTGTTTTCGTGCTGTTTCTGCTTTTACTACAAGCTCCATATTATGGGAAGGAATAGAGAAATTTTTTCATCTCCCTAAATTTCTAGGGAAATTTATTGCTACCAAATTTCTTAAAATTCCACAACAACTTCCTTTACTTGAGAGTAGTTTCACACAAGAGTTATTGGATTTTATTTTCATGCAAGATAGGCATAACAATATTTGCTCTGGAAATTTATTTGATACATGCAAAGTAATTGAGGGACCATTTCTTGAAAGTCTAGAAAAATTACATAGGTTGTTAAGAAGAGGTAACCAATGGGCAATTGGTCCATTTAATCCAATCAAAATACAAAAAGACTCAAAAAATTGTCACAAATGTTTGAGATGGCTTGACAAACAAGAACCAAATTCAGTAATATTAGTTTCATTTGGGACAACAAGTTCATTATCTAGTGAACAAATTAAAGAGCTAGCAATTGGATTAGAAAAAAGTAACCAAAAGTTCATTTGGGTAGTGAGAGATGTTTTGTtaggagaagatgaagaagttaaTATCCCAAATGGATATGAAGAAAGAATAGAAGGAAGAGGTATAATTGTAAAAGATTGGGCACCTCAGTTTGAAATCTTGGGACATTCATCGACTGGCGGTTTTCTGAGTCATTGTGGATGGAATTCTTGTATGGAAAGTATTACGATGGGAGTGCCTATTGCTACATGGCCAATGAGTTTTGATCAGCCAAGAAATGCAGTGTTAGTGACAAATGTGTTGAAAATTGGCATAGTTGTGAAAGATTGGGAACATTGTGAAGATTTGGTTAGTTCAACAACAATTGAAAATGTTGTAAGAAAATTGATGGTTTCATCAGAGGGAAATGAAATGAGGAAAAGAGCTATGGAATTTGGTAAAAAAGTTAGAGAATCTATGATGGATGGTGGTATTTCTAAGATGGAAATGGATTCTTTCATTTCTCATGTTACTAGATACTAG